The sequence ttttaattcatttgttgTGCGTGTACCGAGCGAGCAGCTGTCGACCTTCATGAGCGAGGAGTTCTGGCCCCGTGGTGTTGTGTTCCGGCGATTTCGCGGGCGGCTTTGCAACATCCAGCCGAAGCCCATTCAGCGCAATATGACACCGCCAGTGCCGTGAATTGTGTATAGTGTAGTGCTTAATATATtcttagttttagttttaaattattatatatgtatgttagtctgtaaggtatttattctatgggtctgtacaatttattgtctgttgcctgaattaaatataataaataaaaataaaacaaataaaatgtcaCCTCAGCTGCAAGAAGAACTTATAGAATTGACAACAAACGAAGAAACAAAAATCAAGTTCAAAAATGGATATCAAGAATTTTGGCTACAAAAACCGATCCCGCAATTGTACCCTGGATTGTGGTCAATTGTTCAACGATTCTTGATAGCATTCCCATCGTCATATTTGTGTGAACTTGGATTTAGTGCTGTGGCAACGCTGCTTACTAAAAAGAGAAATCGTTTGCGTGTTACCGAACGTGGCGACTTGCGGCTGTTTTTCAGTAAATTGGAACCTGATATCAACAAACTTATTGAACAGCATCAGATTCAAACTTCAcattagtttttatataagaattgataatgtttgttttattttcaataaaagatACACTGTCCGTATACTATAAAGTTGCGTTTCAATAATCAGTTATAAGTACTTAGCGGTTTTTAAGTATGTTTAAAAAGGGGGgcgttaaaaaataatttattcttaaagtgGGCAGTAGACAAAAAAAGGTTGGGAACCCCTGGTCTATAGAAGAAATAAACGCGACATATTCACAAAAtaggaataattttattgttcaaaaattaaataaaaggcAATTTAATTTAGCCCTTTCAGACCTACGGTGCACAATTGAGGACGTAAAGCATTTTGTTATCTTACCAAAAACAAGTGTCATGTAACCAGGCCCCGTAggcaaagtaacaattacaaaacgataacgaagttagaaatcgtaaaaaatgtatgggatttacattagatagaccacgtgatctaacgcggcgtatgtcaatcccatacatttttgcgatttctaacttcgttatcgttttttaattattgttactttgtctaaggccccagaTTGAAACTAGCTGAAATCGTTTCAGAACAAGAATTGGCAGAGATCGACGAAAAAACACCTGTGAACGCGCCTTACAATTCTTCTTCCACTCCAAACTTTTCCGATTATggaaattatttgaataattccaATATAAGTCCGGCAAATAATTTACAACCGATTATTGACAGTAACCCACAAACAACATCACCTATGGCTACAACAACCATAACCTTTTCTAATTACGCCGCTTATGCCAATACTCCTAGTACAAGTTCAGGCAATATTTTACAaccaattataaataacaataataactcGGAAACCACAATTACTACCTACACCAGATGCTACTTCACCTACAGctacctattataataatttctctCTGTAATTTGACTTTGTAtgataatttcaatttttttactcATGTTTTCTTAACTCATATGCTCAATAAATAGGAGTTTAAAAACTAGAAAactcgtatttttttatttcacgaAATTGTTATCTtaagttgtttttgttgttaattaaacctcctaattaaacatattacaCACAAATATTAGTCTTGTATCTCTTACCGATAATGTtgtatagtatatttttaaataaatagggaTTTTGCAATACTATTATTGTTAGCAGCAGATTATAGGTCACTAAACGTGTACTACATAAATAAAGCAATTCAATGGCAAAACCTACTAACCTTAAAGTTATTGCTAACCGTTCCTCTCCAGAAATTGCTTCACTTCATAATTAAGTACTTATACCAGATAAAGATGATAAAGATGCGCATCCTCGGTGACTGTTCATTAGCAAATGAAGTTCGCGGTTCGCGCTCCCGCGTCGCGTACCGCTTCCGCGTTACTGACGCGCAGGTTTGGTCTTTCCTTTAGACTTTAGTAGTTTAGAAACTATTCAAGAAAtagataacaaatatttttttttattggatcGGAAAATCCAAGCAAGATTTTTTTGCATTAGTGAATGAAGTTCCCATGATCCAAGATACTCTTAGAGGTATTTTGGGCTTGGGTacattattaatgaaattaatgaCGGGGGAATCAGATGACAGAATCTCAAAACTGATAGGAGTACCCCGTCGAACAATGGAAAGATTAATGAACAAAGTAAGAGAAGTACTCGTACAAGACATTGTCCGTCATCTAGGACTCTCACATATTTCAAGAGAGAATTTGCTACAGCATAATTTGCTCTTGCCAAATGgtacatataataatgataataatgaaCAAGTAATCTTGATTTGTGATCGtacttatatttacaaaaacaaaagttCAAACTACATGTTTCAGAAAGATACATACTCCTTACATAAGTACAGAAATCTACTGaaaccatttttaattttggcaTGTGATGGGTATTAAAAATTAGTAGTGAGACAAAATGCaaatttatgttgtgtacatTA comes from Colias croceus chromosome 23, ilColCroc2.1 and encodes:
- the LOC123702579 gene encoding SCAN domain-containing protein 3-like, which produces MSPQLQEELIELTTNEETKIKFKNGYQEFWLQKPIPQLYPGLWSIVQRFLIAFPSSYLCELGFSAVATLLTKKRNRLRVTERGDLRLFFSKLEPDINKLIEQHQIQTSH